A genomic window from Sulfurospirillum multivorans DSM 12446 includes:
- a CDS encoding TonB-dependent receptor plug domain-containing protein — protein sequence MKIIVLLGLLSSLLFSDSLDALLQEYKSTSDNSLQTVNEKIGHVVIYSQKEIRLMQYTKLNDILKELPLFNINTNQFGLTNYSLTGSKTTTSGFFRFFINDHEISSGYDQSTSLSWSDLPLDFVDHVEIYYGESSFSFGNETGIYFVRIYTKSALKENSSEINSWITSKGSNSQSFTNSASFENGWSYLMFLNHEKIKYTSIYNGQKLNTNGTKQYLYADISNETTKINMGYTDVSKNNYAGLAFDATPNSGKSLSKDFFVDVTHSFLEDKSLKANLSVDVNDRSYEEENTQGIAIVPLITFSQYGPSGPKRYSEDLRFIKTNAYLSKSFDVEDNSFIAAVNVKNKTYDVQNRESNTNSSIGHFSDFDEETISSLLFQDSYQLRDDLILVANTKLDYYDRNAYLKDSSETLLRVGAIYTPTDNWGFKSFYTQTALAPSFYNVDYADTSKPALTSQQYYIYSLEGVYTQGNSKFGVTFDHVEIDDFLYLSPIGFINIDHRIKTNGLLFDYEYSFSQRDKIHLNYYTSTLSETINNSTKGGYVKFMGGYQKFDYFTSIIYRNGYEYLGLDIPDSFDMSFGVTYHVTKDLSYSLKANNILDRSTQSLYFTNLGSGFFALDDNDRSVTFSIRWVF from the coding sequence ATGAAGATTATTGTGCTGCTTGGACTCCTTAGTAGTCTACTCTTTTCTGACTCACTTGATGCCCTCTTGCAAGAGTATAAATCAACGTCTGATAACTCTTTGCAAACGGTCAATGAAAAGATCGGGCATGTGGTGATTTATTCTCAAAAAGAGATCCGCCTCATGCAATACACCAAGCTCAATGATATTTTAAAAGAACTGCCGCTTTTTAACATTAATACCAACCAATTTGGACTCACCAACTACTCGCTCACAGGCTCAAAAACAACGACCAGCGGCTTTTTTCGCTTTTTTATAAATGACCATGAAATCAGCTCAGGCTACGATCAGTCCACCTCACTCTCTTGGAGCGATTTACCTTTAGATTTTGTTGATCATGTCGAGATCTATTACGGAGAGAGCTCGTTTTCGTTTGGCAATGAAACAGGCATCTATTTTGTACGTATCTACACCAAATCAGCGCTTAAAGAGAATAGTTCTGAGATTAATAGCTGGATTACCTCTAAAGGCTCAAACTCACAAAGTTTCACCAACTCTGCAAGCTTTGAAAATGGCTGGTCTTATTTGATGTTCTTGAATCACGAAAAGATCAAATATACCTCCATTTACAACGGTCAAAAACTTAATACAAATGGCACAAAACAGTACCTCTATGCTGATATTAGCAACGAAACCACAAAAATCAATATGGGGTATACCGATGTTTCTAAAAACAACTACGCCGGTCTTGCCTTTGATGCCACACCCAATAGTGGGAAGAGTCTCTCGAAAGACTTTTTCGTTGATGTTACGCACTCTTTTTTAGAAGATAAATCGCTTAAAGCCAACCTCTCGGTTGATGTGAATGATCGCAGTTACGAGGAAGAAAATACGCAAGGAATTGCTATTGTTCCTTTAATCACTTTTTCTCAATATGGTCCTAGCGGGCCTAAACGTTATAGTGAGGATTTACGCTTTATCAAAACGAATGCTTATCTTTCAAAATCATTTGATGTCGAAGATAACTCCTTTATCGCAGCTGTAAACGTTAAAAATAAAACCTATGATGTCCAAAATAGAGAAAGCAATACAAATAGTTCTATAGGGCACTTTAGCGATTTTGATGAGGAGACCATCTCTTCATTACTCTTTCAGGACAGTTATCAACTGAGAGATGACCTTATTTTAGTCGCTAACACGAAGCTTGACTATTACGATCGAAATGCCTATTTGAAAGACAGTTCTGAGACACTATTGCGAGTGGGAGCCATCTACACCCCTACTGATAATTGGGGATTTAAAAGCTTTTACACCCAAACAGCCCTAGCACCTTCTTTTTATAACGTTGATTATGCCGATACCAGTAAGCCAGCACTCACATCGCAACAATACTATATCTACTCACTCGAGGGCGTTTATACGCAAGGTAACTCAAAATTTGGAGTGACATTTGATCATGTGGAGATTGATGATTTTCTTTATCTCTCACCGATTGGGTTTATCAATATTGATCACAGAATTAAAACCAATGGACTTCTTTTTGACTATGAATACAGCTTCTCACAACGAGACAAAATCCATTTAAATTACTATACATCCACACTCAGTGAAACCATTAACAACTCCACCAAAGGGGGTTATGTCAAATTTATGGGAGGATACCAGAAGTTTGATTACTTTACCTCGATTATCTATCGAAATGGGTATGAATACTTGGGTCTTGATATTCCCGATAGCTTTGATATGAGCTTTGGTGTGACCTATCATGTGACAAAAGATTTGAGCTACAGTCTTAAAGCCAACAATATTTTAGATCGCTCTACACAATCACTTTATTTTACTAATTTAGGATCTGGGTTTTTTGCTTTAGATGACAATGATCGAAGTGTCACCTTCTCAATAAGGTGGGTATTCTAA
- a CDS encoding Fur family transcriptional regulator — MDRFKDVLKASNLKSTHQRLAILDSIDQFGHVDIDTLYDAIFHKYPTMSKATLYRNINDLISFHILEEVKLPQQKQQYEIKKVPHIHLLCSECGSVEDMFMETKPFLETISLRSGFQISHSFIVMNGMCKVCAAKTLRASS, encoded by the coding sequence ATGGATCGGTTTAAAGACGTTTTAAAAGCAAGCAATCTCAAATCAACGCACCAGAGACTTGCGATTTTAGATTCAATCGATCAGTTTGGACATGTCGATATTGACACACTTTACGACGCCATTTTTCATAAATACCCGACAATGTCCAAAGCAACGCTTTACCGAAACATCAACGATCTCATCTCCTTTCACATCTTAGAAGAGGTTAAACTTCCGCAGCAAAAGCAGCAGTACGAGATAAAAAAAGTACCCCATATTCATCTTTTATGTTCAGAATGTGGCAGTGTCGAAGATATGTTTATGGAGACAAAACCCTTTTTAGAGACAATTTCTTTGCGAAGTGGTTTTCAGATTAGTCATAGTTTTATCGTTATGAATGGTATGTGTAAAGTATGTGCGGCTAAAACGTTAAGGGCATCTTCATAG
- a CDS encoding cytochrome-c peroxidase, translating to MKISKVLSLCALSATVVFGANTLVDKVKQNGIEAIPVSQLEILKLIDDPKDPITTAKVELGKKLYFDPRMSRSSIISCNTCHNLATGGVDGISAAIGHGWTANPHHLNSPTVYNSAFFKAQFWDGRSPHLADQAQGPVQAGPEMAAPPKLVEERINSIPAYVEEFKGAYGDNVKISFEKITSTIAIFEKTLVTPSRFDDFLNGNANALSKAEKEGLEVFMDKGCASCHNGIALGGTMQPFQVAGKYKFAQVGDFAGDKNGLVKTPTLRNITETAPYFHNGAIWTLKDAIKEMGSTQLGISINDVESAKIETFLKALKGRKPVVIYPELPESSEKTPKPDAKL from the coding sequence ATGAAAATTTCTAAGGTACTTAGCCTTTGTGCACTCAGTGCAACCGTTGTTTTCGGAGCGAACACGCTGGTAGATAAGGTGAAACAAAATGGAATCGAAGCCATTCCTGTAAGTCAACTGGAAATTTTAAAGCTAATTGATGATCCTAAGGATCCAATTACGACTGCGAAAGTAGAACTGGGCAAAAAACTCTACTTTGATCCTCGTATGTCACGAAGTTCCATCATCAGTTGTAACACCTGTCACAACCTTGCAACAGGCGGTGTTGATGGCATTAGTGCTGCAATCGGTCATGGTTGGACCGCCAACCCGCATCATCTGAACTCTCCAACGGTGTATAACTCTGCCTTTTTTAAAGCACAATTTTGGGATGGCAGAAGCCCACACTTGGCCGATCAAGCACAAGGTCCTGTTCAAGCAGGCCCTGAGATGGCGGCACCTCCAAAATTAGTTGAAGAGCGCATTAACTCCATTCCTGCCTATGTGGAAGAGTTTAAAGGTGCATATGGTGATAATGTGAAAATCTCATTTGAGAAAATTACATCCACGATTGCGATTTTTGAAAAAACCTTGGTTACCCCATCGCGTTTTGATGATTTTTTAAATGGCAATGCAAATGCATTGAGTAAAGCTGAAAAAGAGGGGTTGGAAGTGTTTATGGATAAAGGGTGTGCGAGTTGTCATAATGGTATCGCCTTAGGCGGTACGATGCAACCTTTCCAAGTCGCTGGGAAATATAAATTTGCGCAAGTCGGTGATTTTGCGGGCGATAAAAACGGATTGGTCAAAACACCAACGCTTCGCAATATCACAGAAACAGCACCATACTTCCACAACGGAGCGATCTGGACACTTAAAGATGCGATCAAAGAGATGGGAAGTACACAGCTTGGTATTAGCATCAATGACGTTGAGAGTGCTAAAATTGAAACATTCCTTAAAGCGTTAAAAGGGAGAAAACCAGTGGTGATTTATCCTGAGCTTCCTGAGAGCAGTGAGAAAACGCCAAAACCTGACGCAAAACTTTAA
- the nadD gene encoding nicotinate (nicotinamide) nucleotide adenylyltransferase: protein MNIAIFGGSFDPPHTGHELIVQKALEILDIDKLLVVTTYLSPFKESFCAPAPMRQRWLAKMFEGMEKVEIFSYECDQKRQVPTIETVLHVKHLYKNAKIYLIVGSDSFTALPKWNRYDELCSHVEFVVAPRGAFHPPEDLKILPINVNISSSKLRSFLDRRFIPKSIENEVMAFYTRNPMDSRIERIVTALSDKKAEEIQVFDMTGKDYFVNTVVIATTMGERHGLSLLDHLKTELKGAGESFLNVDADDNWTVIDMGDILIHLMTPVYRQKYNLELFLKEREDEMKKVRGVE from the coding sequence TTGAACATAGCTATTTTTGGAGGCTCTTTCGATCCTCCTCACACAGGGCATGAGCTCATTGTCCAAAAAGCCCTTGAAATTCTCGATATTGACAAACTTTTAGTCGTAACGACCTACTTAAGTCCGTTTAAGGAGAGTTTTTGTGCCCCTGCTCCGATGCGCCAACGTTGGCTTGCGAAGATGTTTGAAGGCATGGAAAAAGTAGAGATTTTTTCGTACGAATGCGATCAAAAAAGACAGGTTCCGACCATTGAAACGGTTTTACATGTAAAGCATCTTTACAAAAATGCCAAGATTTATCTCATTGTGGGAAGTGACAGTTTCACCGCTTTGCCCAAATGGAACCGCTATGACGAGCTTTGCTCTCACGTAGAATTTGTCGTAGCTCCTCGTGGTGCTTTTCACCCGCCTGAAGACTTGAAAATTTTACCAATTAATGTTAATATCAGTTCTTCAAAGCTCCGCTCATTTTTAGATCGAAGATTTATTCCCAAAAGCATCGAAAATGAAGTGATGGCGTTTTATACAAGGAATCCAATGGATAGCAGAATCGAAAGAATTGTCACAGCACTCAGTGATAAAAAAGCAGAAGAGATACAAGTGTTTGATATGACAGGCAAAGACTATTTTGTCAACACGGTTGTGATTGCAACCACGATGGGAGAGAGACATGGTCTTTCACTTTTAGATCACCTCAAAACCGAACTCAAAGGTGCGGGGGAGAGTTTTTTAAACGTCGACGCCGATGATAACTGGACGGTTATTGATATGGGAGACATTTTAATTCACCTTATGACGCCAGTGTATCGTCAAAAATACAATCTTGAACTTTTCCTCAAAGAGCGCGAAGACGAGATGAAAAAAGTAAGAGGCGTAGAGTAA
- the gap gene encoding type I glyceraldehyde-3-phosphate dehydrogenase, whose product MALKIAINGFGRIGRCVARIIDSRDDVELVCVNDTANRAMTKQLLKYDSVHGVFQGHVELLEDDYMQIGKANVKMFSTRDPKALNFADYGVDVVLECTGALLTLKDTQVFIDNGIKRVVMSAPAKDDTPTFVMGVNEHTYAGQSIVSNASCTTNCLGPVAKILDDAFGIDKGLMTTVHSYTNDQNILDVKHSKDLRRARAAAINMIPTSTGAAKAIGLVLPHLKGRLHGQSIRVPTPNVSMVDLNVLLKKETTKEEINALFTEQANGKLKGILEVDVEQRVSQDFVTSTLSSIVALDLTQVIGGTMVKVMAWYDNEWGYSTRLVDMALHVSK is encoded by the coding sequence ATGGCACTCAAAATTGCTATAAATGGATTTGGTCGCATTGGAAGATGCGTTGCTAGAATTATTGATTCACGCGATGACGTTGAGCTCGTATGCGTTAACGATACGGCTAATCGTGCTATGACAAAACAGTTACTCAAATACGATAGCGTCCATGGAGTTTTCCAAGGTCACGTTGAATTACTCGAAGATGATTATATGCAGATAGGAAAAGCAAACGTTAAAATGTTTTCAACCCGCGATCCTAAAGCTTTAAATTTTGCAGATTACGGTGTCGATGTCGTTCTTGAATGTACGGGCGCACTTTTAACGCTCAAAGATACACAGGTTTTTATTGACAACGGCATCAAAAGAGTCGTCATGTCTGCTCCTGCAAAAGATGATACACCAACCTTTGTGATGGGTGTTAATGAACACACCTATGCAGGTCAGAGCATTGTTTCTAATGCCAGCTGTACCACCAACTGTTTAGGACCTGTCGCCAAAATTTTGGACGATGCGTTTGGCATTGACAAAGGGTTGATGACAACCGTTCACTCGTATACCAACGATCAAAATATTTTAGATGTCAAACACAGCAAAGATTTGCGTCGTGCACGTGCTGCTGCGATCAATATGATTCCAACGAGTACTGGAGCTGCTAAAGCGATTGGGCTGGTTCTTCCACACCTCAAAGGACGTTTGCACGGACAAAGTATACGTGTTCCAACACCGAACGTTTCGATGGTCGATCTCAACGTTCTTCTTAAAAAAGAGACCACCAAAGAGGAGATTAATGCCCTCTTTACCGAACAAGCCAATGGCAAACTCAAAGGCATTTTGGAAGTCGATGTGGAGCAACGTGTCTCTCAAGATTTCGTTACCAGCACGCTCAGTTCCATTGTTGCCTTAGATCTTACACAAGTCATCGGCGGCACTATGGTCAAAGTGATGGCGTGGTATGACAATGAGTGGGGCTATTCAACCCGTTTGGTTGATATGGCTTTACATGTAAGCAAATAA
- a CDS encoding phosphoglycerate kinase: protein MIRSIRDLDIAGKKVFIRCDFNVPLDEFTNITDDRRVRSAIPTIRYCLDHGCSIILASHLGRPKGAVDEKYSLAPVQMRLKRLLDKEVLLSSDVIGKDAQEKATHLQAGEVLLLENLRFHKGETANDEEFAKALADMAEVYINDAFGVCHRAHASVEAITHYFNEKSSAAGFLLQKEVEFSKNLLRRPTRPFVAVVGGSKVSGKLQALVNLLPRVDKLVIGGGMAFTFLKAQGLDIGNSLVEDELLDEANRVMEEAKRLGVKLYLPVDVVAAQTCSQDATIKFVTVQEIPKGWMGLDIGPATSRLFREALADAQTILWNGPMGVFELEKFSKGSFKMSHVIAEAHATTVVGGGDTADVVARAGDADEMTFISTGGGASLELIEGKELPGVKVLSQSETE, encoded by the coding sequence ATGATTCGCTCCATTAGAGACCTCGATATTGCAGGTAAAAAAGTATTTATTCGTTGTGATTTCAATGTGCCTTTAGATGAGTTTACCAATATCACCGATGACAGACGAGTACGCTCGGCGATCCCTACGATTCGTTACTGTTTGGATCATGGCTGTTCGATTATTTTAGCCAGCCACTTAGGTCGTCCCAAAGGTGCTGTGGATGAAAAATATTCCTTAGCTCCCGTTCAAATGAGACTTAAACGACTTTTAGACAAAGAGGTTCTTTTAAGCTCTGATGTCATTGGGAAAGATGCGCAAGAAAAAGCGACACATTTACAAGCAGGGGAAGTGCTTTTATTGGAAAATTTACGTTTTCACAAAGGTGAAACGGCAAATGATGAAGAGTTTGCTAAAGCCCTTGCGGACATGGCAGAAGTGTACATCAACGATGCCTTTGGTGTGTGTCACCGTGCGCATGCTTCGGTGGAAGCCATTACGCACTATTTCAATGAAAAAAGTTCTGCCGCTGGATTTTTACTTCAAAAAGAGGTTGAATTTTCCAAAAACTTGCTTCGCCGTCCAACACGTCCGTTTGTCGCCGTTGTGGGTGGTAGCAAAGTCAGTGGAAAACTTCAAGCACTGGTAAATTTACTTCCTCGTGTCGATAAACTCGTTATTGGTGGCGGTATGGCGTTTACGTTTTTAAAAGCGCAAGGGTTAGACATTGGTAACTCCTTGGTTGAAGATGAACTTCTAGATGAAGCCAATCGCGTTATGGAAGAGGCAAAACGTTTGGGCGTTAAACTTTACTTGCCAGTGGATGTTGTGGCGGCACAAACCTGCTCACAAGACGCAACGATCAAATTTGTGACGGTTCAAGAGATTCCTAAAGGCTGGATGGGCTTGGACATTGGACCTGCCACATCACGTCTGTTTAGAGAAGCACTCGCCGATGCGCAAACGATTCTTTGGAATGGACCGATGGGCGTTTTTGAACTTGAAAAATTCTCCAAAGGCAGTTTTAAAATGTCTCATGTGATCGCAGAAGCGCACGCAACAACCGTTGTGGGTGGTGGCGATACGGCTGATGTCGTCGCTCGCGCAGGTGATGCTGATGAGATGACCTTTATCTCCACAGGTGGGGGAGCGAGCTTAGAATTGATCGAAGGCAAAGAGCTTCCTGGCGTTAAAGTACTGAGCCAAAGTGAGACTGAGTAA
- a CDS encoding triose-phosphate isomerase → MIIASNFKTNYTRGSAKAFIQAIQAFIANTKSEQQVRIFAPFTALDRFDEVETLKVGAQNFYPVQNGSFTGEIGFEQLEEFGIQTVLIGHSERRHILKESQSLSAQKYDFAKARESEIIYCIGEPAEIRVQGIDAVMSYLWEQFEGIDISYDKLIIAYEPVWAIGTGLTASLEDIEEVLTRLRDKLCAPLLYGGSVKVENIETILHVNACDGVLVGTASWNENAFCEMIRIADNVKK, encoded by the coding sequence ATGATCATTGCTTCAAATTTTAAAACCAACTACACCAGAGGCTCTGCAAAGGCGTTTATCCAAGCGATCCAAGCGTTTATTGCCAACACCAAAAGTGAGCAACAAGTGCGCATTTTTGCCCCCTTTACAGCGTTAGATCGCTTTGATGAGGTTGAGACTCTTAAAGTGGGAGCACAAAATTTTTACCCTGTGCAAAATGGCTCCTTTACGGGCGAAATTGGCTTTGAACAGCTCGAAGAGTTTGGCATTCAAACCGTTTTGATTGGGCACAGTGAGAGACGTCATATCTTAAAAGAGTCACAAAGTTTGAGTGCTCAGAAGTATGATTTTGCAAAAGCCAGGGAATCTGAGATCATCTATTGTATTGGTGAGCCTGCTGAGATTCGAGTGCAGGGCATTGATGCCGTGATGAGCTATCTTTGGGAACAGTTTGAAGGCATTGATATCAGTTACGACAAACTCATCATTGCGTATGAGCCTGTTTGGGCGATTGGCACGGGTTTAACCGCTAGTTTGGAAGACATTGAAGAGGTGTTAACACGCCTGCGTGATAAACTCTGCGCACCCCTGCTGTATGGCGGTAGCGTGAAAGTTGAAAACATTGAAACGATCTTACATGTAAACGCATGTGATGGTGTTTTGGTGGGAACGGCAAGTTGGAATGAAAACGCGTTTTGCGAGATGATTCGCATCGCAGATAACGTCAAAAAATAA
- the fabI gene encoding enoyl-ACP reductase FabI → MVMKGKKGLIVGIANNKSIAYGIAKACREQGAELAFTYLNESLEKRVRPIADEFGSDKVYELDINNPSHLEALTASLEKDFGKIDFVVHSVAYAPKEALSGKFVDTTKEAFDIALGTSAYSLVSLSRACLPVMNDNGSILTLSYLGGPRYVPHYNVMGVAKAALEASVRYLAVDLGRQGIRVNAISAGPIKTLAASGIGDFRMILRWNEVNAPLRKNVTTDEVGNSGMYLLSDLSSGVTGEIHYVDGGYNIMGMGMDETDAQGHTILAWDMQK, encoded by the coding sequence ATGGTCATGAAGGGCAAAAAAGGTCTTATTGTAGGTATCGCCAATAATAAATCGATCGCGTATGGCATTGCAAAAGCATGCAGAGAACAAGGCGCAGAGCTTGCATTTACCTATTTGAACGAATCTTTGGAGAAGCGTGTACGCCCCATTGCAGACGAGTTTGGTAGCGATAAAGTGTATGAGCTTGACATCAATAATCCGTCCCATTTAGAAGCACTCACGGCTTCGTTGGAAAAAGATTTTGGGAAGATTGATTTTGTGGTTCATTCTGTTGCCTATGCACCTAAAGAAGCCTTAAGTGGTAAATTTGTCGACACGACCAAAGAGGCGTTTGACATCGCGCTTGGTACATCGGCGTATTCCTTGGTTTCACTCTCACGCGCGTGTTTGCCTGTGATGAATGACAATGGCTCGATCTTAACGCTCTCTTATTTGGGTGGCCCTCGCTATGTACCTCATTACAATGTGATGGGTGTTGCCAAAGCAGCATTAGAAGCTTCCGTTCGCTACCTTGCGGTTGATCTTGGGCGTCAGGGCATTCGTGTCAATGCGATCAGCGCAGGGCCTATTAAAACCCTTGCGGCGAGTGGCATTGGTGATTTTAGAATGATCCTTCGCTGGAATGAGGTTAATGCACCGCTTCGCAAAAATGTGACCACGGATGAAGTGGGCAACAGCGGAATGTACCTTTTGAGTGATCTTTCCAGTGGCGTTACGGGTGAAATTCACTACGTCGATGGCGGCTATAACATCATGGGGATGGGAATGGATGAAACCGATGCGCAGGGGCATACGATCCTTGCATGGGATATGCAAAAATAA
- a CDS encoding ABC transporter permease, producing MKLVLQKFGYVVLMLCIISLISFGAIHLAPNSFFASGELNPNITPESLEQLKRVYGLDQSLPAQFFAWFKAMLQLDFGISFASGKAVRDEILERLPITLLMNVISMIIVFILALYWGIKSAMKHSKLYDKSIKQVALISYAMPSFYLALLLVILLAVQWKLFPISGLHSQGVSNDTFAYMADMAWHLVLPIFVMVFGGLGSLILYVRSLTLNILKSDYIFFAKSRGIEGKALLMRFILPNLSPPIVTILGLSLPGLIGGSVILESIFAINGMGLLFYQSALSRDYPVIMGILIISSFLTLLGNMIADLILTKLNPHFKRRG from the coding sequence ATGAAATTAGTGCTGCAAAAATTTGGATATGTAGTACTGATGCTCTGCATTATTTCTCTGATCTCTTTTGGAGCCATTCATTTGGCTCCCAACTCTTTCTTCGCCAGTGGCGAGCTTAATCCCAATATTACCCCCGAATCCCTCGAACAACTCAAACGTGTTTACGGGCTTGACCAATCCCTCCCAGCGCAATTTTTCGCATGGTTTAAAGCGATGCTCCAGCTTGACTTTGGCATCTCCTTTGCCAGTGGAAAAGCCGTACGTGATGAGATATTAGAGCGCCTTCCAATCACCCTTTTAATGAACGTCATCAGTATGATTATTGTCTTTATCTTAGCGCTTTATTGGGGCATTAAATCGGCGATGAAGCATTCAAAGCTTTACGATAAAAGTATCAAGCAAGTGGCGCTCATTAGTTATGCGATGCCTTCGTTTTACCTTGCCCTTTTGCTGGTCATTCTTTTGGCGGTTCAGTGGAAACTGTTCCCCATTTCGGGGCTTCATTCACAAGGTGTGAGCAACGATACTTTCGCGTATATGGCAGATATGGCGTGGCATTTAGTTTTGCCCATTTTTGTCATGGTTTTTGGAGGTTTGGGAAGTTTGATCTTGTATGTGCGAAGTTTGACACTCAATATTTTAAAAAGTGACTATATCTTCTTTGCCAAGAGCAGAGGCATTGAAGGAAAAGCGCTTTTGATGCGTTTTATTTTACCCAATCTCTCACCTCCCATTGTAACCATTTTGGGGCTTTCTCTGCCGGGGCTCATCGGCGGCAGTGTCATCTTAGAGTCGATTTTTGCGATCAATGGTATGGGGTTGCTTTTTTACCAAAGTGCTTTAAGCAGGGATTATCCTGTGATTATGGGGATACTGATTATCTCCTCATTTTTGACCTTACTGGGGAATATGATTGCTGATTTGATTTTAACAAAACTCAATCCTCATTTTAAACGCAGAGGATAA